One window of Fundidesulfovibrio putealis DSM 16056 genomic DNA carries:
- a CDS encoding mechanosensitive ion channel family protein — translation MESRHLHEIVQGKGGFGQWFTEHVWHQGGMWQALACLGAVALGYGLSRMLCGKLGGMIEQRPALSQWVRHRLAGLLTPLFTLLVLQAALGLSMAREWPVTVLELGITFSEAWLVIQLFASILLPHGWTKAVTVVVGGVFILEVLGILGPVVDYMDSIALGFDDERVSLLEIIKALFLLAVMLPLINKLCALIEAGLERVGEVNVRVRVLVAKLVKAGLYAVAFVSALDLVGINLHMLTVFSGAVGLGVGFGLQKVVSNLVSGVVLLLDNSIKPGDVIEVGGIYGWVESMNARFASMVTRDGKAFLIPNDDLIANRVVNWTFSGPSVRLRIPVSVAYSTDLKLAVELMLKAAEGKERVLADPKPNVLLREFGDNGVQLELRLWMVHPEQGVANVSSAVMNSIWDLFKEHGIEFPYPQREVHLKDAMKVQVEYLKPGEGD, via the coding sequence GTGGAATCGCGTCACCTCCACGAGATTGTCCAGGGCAAGGGGGGCTTTGGCCAGTGGTTCACGGAGCACGTCTGGCATCAGGGCGGCATGTGGCAGGCCCTGGCCTGCCTGGGGGCCGTGGCCTTGGGCTACGGGCTTTCGCGCATGCTCTGCGGCAAGCTCGGCGGCATGATCGAACAGCGCCCCGCCCTGAGCCAGTGGGTGCGCCACAGGCTCGCGGGCCTTCTGACGCCGCTGTTCACCTTGCTGGTGCTCCAGGCTGCGCTCGGGCTGTCGATGGCCAGGGAGTGGCCGGTCACGGTGCTGGAGTTGGGCATCACCTTTTCCGAGGCCTGGCTGGTGATCCAGCTGTTCGCCTCCATTCTGTTGCCCCACGGCTGGACCAAGGCCGTTACCGTGGTGGTTGGCGGGGTGTTCATTCTTGAAGTGCTGGGCATTCTTGGGCCGGTGGTGGACTACATGGACAGCATCGCGCTCGGTTTCGACGACGAGCGGGTATCCCTGCTGGAGATCATCAAGGCGTTATTTCTCCTGGCGGTGATGCTGCCCCTTATCAACAAGCTGTGTGCGCTGATCGAGGCCGGGCTCGAGCGCGTGGGCGAGGTCAACGTCCGGGTGCGGGTGCTGGTGGCCAAGCTGGTCAAGGCCGGACTGTACGCCGTAGCCTTCGTGTCGGCGCTCGATCTGGTTGGCATCAACCTGCACATGCTTACGGTGTTCAGCGGCGCGGTGGGCCTTGGCGTGGGCTTCGGATTGCAGAAGGTGGTCTCCAACCTTGTGAGCGGGGTGGTCCTGCTGCTGGACAACTCCATCAAGCCCGGCGACGTGATCGAGGTGGGCGGCATCTACGGCTGGGTGGAGTCCATGAACGCCCGTTTTGCGTCCATGGTCACGCGCGACGGCAAGGCGTTCCTCATCCCCAACGACGACCTGATCGCCAACCGCGTGGTGAACTGGACCTTTTCCGGGCCGAGCGTGCGCCTGAGGATCCCCGTAAGCGTGGCCTATTCCACGGACCTCAAGCTGGCCGTGGAGCTCATGCTCAAGGCCGCCGAGGGCAAGGAGCGCGTGCTGGCCGATCCCAAGCCCAACGTGCTGCTGCGCGAATTCGGGGACAACGGGGTGCAGCTGGAGCTGCGCTTATGGATGGTGCACCCGGAGCAGGGCGTGGCCAACGTGTCCAGCGCCGTGATGAATTCCATCTGGGATCTGTTCAAGGAGCACGGGATAGAGTTTCCGTACCCGCAGCGCGAGGTGCACCTGAAGGACGCCATGAAGGTGCAGGTGGAGTACCTGAAGCCCGGCGAAGGGGACTGA